Proteins encoded in a region of the Metamycoplasma alkalescens genome:
- the tuf gene encoding elongation factor Tu — translation MAKLDFDRSKAHVNIGTIGHVDHGKTTLTAAIATVLSKKGLSEARDYASIDNAPEEKARGITINTSHIEYQTEKRHYAHVDCPGHADYVKNMITGAAQMDAAILVVAATDGPMPQTREHILLAKQVGVPKIVVFLNKIDMFKDDEREEMIGLVEMDIRDLLNQYKFDGDNTPVIAGSALKALQGDPAYEEQIMQLMDAVDSYVEEPVRETEKPFLMAIEDVFTITGRGTVATGRVERGVLTLNEEVEIVGLKPTKKTVVTGIEMFRKNLKEAQAGDNAGLLLRGIDRSEIERGQVLAKPKTIIPHTEFEATVYVLKKEEGGRHTPFFQNYKPQFYFRTTDVTGGISFIGQREMVMPGDTVELKVTLIAPIAVEEGTRFSIREGGRTVGAGTVTKITK, via the coding sequence ATGGCAAAATTAGATTTTGATCGTTCAAAGGCGCACGTTAATATTGGTACAATCGGTCACGTTGACCATGGTAAAACAACATTAACCGCAGCGATCGCTACAGTTTTATCTAAAAAAGGCTTATCAGAAGCTCGAGACTATGCATCAATCGACAATGCTCCTGAAGAAAAAGCACGTGGAATTACAATTAATACATCACATATTGAATATCAAACAGAAAAACGTCACTATGCACACGTTGACTGTCCAGGACATGCTGACTATGTAAAGAACATGATTACAGGTGCTGCTCAAATGGATGCTGCAATTTTAGTTGTTGCTGCAACTGATGGACCAATGCCTCAAACTCGTGAACACATTCTTTTAGCAAAACAAGTTGGTGTACCAAAAATCGTTGTTTTCTTAAACAAAATTGATATGTTTAAAGATGACGAAAGAGAAGAAATGATTGGTTTAGTTGAAATGGATATCCGTGACTTATTAAACCAATACAAATTTGATGGGGATAACACTCCAGTTATTGCTGGTTCAGCACTAAAAGCTTTACAAGGTGATCCTGCATATGAAGAACAAATTATGCAATTAATGGATGCAGTTGATAGTTATGTTGAAGAACCAGTTCGTGAAACTGAAAAACCATTTTTAATGGCAATTGAAGATGTTTTCACAATTACAGGACGTGGAACTGTTGCAACTGGTAGAGTTGAACGTGGTGTTTTAACTCTAAACGAAGAAGTTGAAATCGTTGGACTAAAACCAACCAAAAAAACAGTTGTTACTGGAATTGAAATGTTCAGAAAGAACTTAAAAGAAGCGCAAGCTGGAGATAATGCTGGTTTATTATTACGGGGAATTGATCGTTCAGAAATCGAACGTGGTCAAGTTTTAGCAAAACCTAAAACAATCATTCCTCACACTGAATTTGAAGCTACAGTTTATGTGCTTAAAAAAGAAGAAGGTGGACGTCACACACCATTTTTCCAAAACTATAAACCACAATTTTACTTCCGTACAACTGACGTTACAGGTGGAATTTCATTTATTGGACAACGTGAAATGGTTATGCCAGGGGACACAGTTGAATTAAAAGTTACTTTAATTGCACCTATTGCTGTTGAAGAAGGTACAAGATTCTCAATCCGTGAAGGTGGTAGAACTGTTGGGGCTGGAACTGTAACAAAAATTACAAAATAG